Below is a window of Microbacterium saperdae DNA.
AGCGGCATCCCCTCGGTGATCTCGGTGACGAACTGCTGCGCGAGCTGCGCGGCGTCCCGGGACCGCGTCGGGTGGTGCTGATCGTAGTGCGCCTCGCGGTGGCGGCCGGTCGTGGCGACCACGTGCAGTCCGGTCGTGGCGCTGATGCGCGCGACCGCCTCCGGGTTGCGGCCGAGCCCGAACGGGGTCGCGTCGACCATCGCGGAGAATCCGCTGTCGCGCAGGAGCCCGGCCTCGGTCGTCGACCGCATCTCGTCGTCGAGCTCATCGCCCGGCAGGAGCGGGGTGATCTGGAACAGGTGCTCGTGATAGTTCGTCGACCCGAGCAGCGCCGGGTCGATGTCTCCGAGGACCGTGCGGATCATCGGCGTGCGAACTCCGCGGCCTCGGCGAGCTGTTCGACGATCTCGGGGGTGAGCTCGAGCTCGAACACGTCGGCGACGACCTGCGACCAGCCGTGGATGAAGTAGCGCCACCCGTCGACCACGTGCAGTGAGCGGGCCTGCTCCTGCGCGCGTGCCTGGTGCAGGAACTCGAGCGAGCCGCGGTAGTTGAACTCCCAGACGACCGCATTCTCGGGGAACACCACGTCGTCGGGCAGGGGAGAGCCCGGACGATCCTTGCCGAGCCCGGTGGCGTTGACGATGAGAGAGCCGGCCGGCGCGGCGGCGATGAGGGCGGCGGCCTGCTCCGGGGTGTCGGTGCGCACGTAGGTGATGAGCCCTTCGGGGGTGCCGTGCTGCGCGTGGACCTCCCGGAGGTGCGCGAGCTTCTCGTCGTCGCGGGCGGTGACGGTCACCTTCGACGGGGCATCCGCCCGCTCGGCGAGGGCCCAGCTCAGCGCGGTGCCCGATCCGCCGGCGCCGAGGATGACGACCTCCGCTCCGGTGCGGGCGAAGTGGTCCACCGGCAGGAAGTCGTTCAGGGCGAGGTCGACCGTGAGCGGGTCCTTGGCGCGCCCGATGAGCCGGTCGCCGCGCTTGGAGATGCTGGAGATCTCGCTGCACGACACCGCGAACGGGTCGAGCTCGTCGAACAGATCGGATGCCGCGGCGTACACGTTCATCTTGTGGGTGGTGACCAGCGCACCGCGGTGGCGGGGGTCGTCGCGGATCTGCTCGACCATCGCGATGTACTGCGCAGGGGTCGCATCCATCGGAAGGTCGTGCCCCACGAGGTTGCGTGTCGGCAGCCCGAGGACCTCGGCCCAGCGCGGGAACACCTGCATGATCGACGAGGAGCCGGTGCTGACGCCGACGAAGCCCATGTAGTCGGCGGTCGCGGTGTCGTCCGCCGGGGGCGCAACGGTGGTGAGAGAAGAGGACATCGGGAACTCCTAGCGAGCGGTCACGGGGTGGGCGGGCTCAGCGCCCTTGAGCACGGCGATGACGTCGTCGAGCGACAGGGAGCCCATGTTGTCGACGGCCTGGGTGGTCTGCGCGCCGAGGTGCGGCGTGACGATCACGCGGTCGGCGAGGTCGGCGGCCAGCAGCGGGCTGTGGGTCGCGGCCGTGTCGCCGTAGAGCGTGTCGGCGGCGAACCCCGCGAGGATGCCGTCGCGCAGCGCATCGGCGATCGCCGCCTCTTCGACGAGGTCGCCGCGGGCCGTGTTCACCAGCACCGTGCCGCGGCGCATGCCGGCCAGTCGACCGGCATCCACGAGCAGCTGACCGCCCGGCGCGTGCAGGGTGATGACGTCGGCGTGGCGGAACAGCTCGTCGAGTTCGACCGGTTCGGCGCCGTTCGCCCGCACGAGGTCGGTCGGGAGGTACGGGTCGGCGGCGAGGATGCGGGATCCGAAGCCGCTCAACCGCTTCGCGACGCCCTGGCCGATGCGGCCGAATCCGACGATGCCGACGGTCGCCGCTCCGAGCTCCCGTCCGCGCCGCACGGCCCAGTCGCCGTCGCGCACGCGGCGGTCGCCGTCGGGGATGAAGCGGAGCATCGAGAGCATGAGGCCGACGGCGTGGTCGGCGACGGCATCCGCGTTCGCGCCGGGAGTGTTCGTGACCGGGATGCCGCGTCGTCCGGCGGCGTCGAGGTCGACGGCTTCGGTGCCCACACCGTAGCGGGCGATGACCTTGAGCTTCGGTGCCGCAGCGAGGTGGGCCTCGGTCACCTCTCCGGTGCCGGCGATCCAGGCATCGGCGCCGTGGAGCAGGGAGCGGAGTTCTTCGAGGTCGTGGTGGGCGGGTCCGCGCAGGATCCGGTGGCCGGCGCGGCTGGCCCGCTCGACCAGATCGACGTCGCCGTCGGAGAAGGAGCGGCTGGTGACCAGGATGACGCCCATCAGCGCGACCCTCCGGCGAACCAGGGCGCCAGTGCCGTGTAGGCGTCGGCGAACCGGGCGTGCCGTTCGGCATAGACCGCGTGGCGGCCGGCATCCGGGGTGAACTCGTCGGTGACCTCGCTGAGCGCGCGCGCTGCGGAGAACTCCGCGAGCCCCAGGCCGACCGCACCCGTCACGGCCGCGCCGAGGCTGTTGGCCTCTTCCACGATCGTGCGCCGACGGACGGGCACCCCCCAGACATCGGCGAGCACCGAGAGGTACACATCGCTCTGTGCCCCGCCCCCGACCGCGTCGATGCGGTCGATCGCGGCACCGGAAGCCCGGAACGCCTGGATGCAGGTGAGCAGGTTGAAGGCAGTGCCCTCCAACACCGCGCGCATCAGGTGCGCCCTGGTGTGGTGGCGCGCGAGGCCCACGAAGGCGCCGCGGGCGTCGGGGTCCCACAGGGGCGAGCGCTCACCGAGCAGATAGGGCAGGAAGTACAGGCCCTCGGTGTCGACATCCGCCGAGGCCTCAGCCGTCAGGCGGCCGGTCTCCGGGCGGGCGGGGTCGGGGGAGAGGGCCTCGGCGATCCACTGCACGGATGCTCCGCCGGCCTGCATCGTGGCGGTCGGCACGAACGATCCCGGCACCACGTTGTCGAACGTGAAGGTGCGCATCGCGGGGTCGTGGAGGGGCTGGTCGGCGGCGAACGAGATCCACGACGAGGTGCCCAGGCACACGTAGGCGCCGTCCTCGGGGGCGACCACGCCCGAGCCCACAGCGGCGATCGGGCCGTCGCCGCCGCCCATCACCACGCGCACGCCGGTGTGCAGACCGAGGGCCGCAGCCGCGGCATCCGTCAGGGTTCCGGCGACCGCGGTGGACTCGAGGACCTCGGGGAACAGCGAGCGCTCGAGGCGCGCGGCCTGCAGCACCTCGTCCGACCAGGTGCCGGTCCGCTGGTCGTAGGCGTTGGTGCCCGAGGCGTCGGAGCGGTCGGTCGCCAGGCGGCCCGTGAGCCGCAGCACGATGAAGTCCTTCGCGACGCAGACGCGTCGCACCCGCGCCCAGACGTCGGGCTCGTTGTCGCGCACCCACATGATCTTCTCGACCGAGTAGGTCGGGTTCAGACGGTGGCCCAGGATGCCGTACGCGTGCTCGGCGCCGAGGGCGGCTTCGAGCTCGCGCTGCTGTGCACCGGCGCGGGTGTCGGCCCAGATGATCGCCGGGCGCGCGGGCTCGCCGTTGGCATCGAGGAGGACCGCGCCCATCATCTGCCCGCTCACCACGAGGCCGGCGA
It encodes the following:
- the xylB gene encoding xylulokinase — protein: MLIAHDLGTTGNKASLHHDDGRLIASVTVPYPAHFAAGGIAEQNPVDWWEAVVAATRDLLARTDTAPTAVAGLVVSGQMMGAVLLDANGEPARPAIIWADTRAGAQQRELEAALGAEHAYGILGHRLNPTYSVEKIMWVRDNEPDVWARVRRVCVAKDFIVLRLTGRLATDRSDASGTNAYDQRTGTWSDEVLQAARLERSLFPEVLESTAVAGTLTDAAAAALGLHTGVRVVMGGGDGPIAAVGSGVVAPEDGAYVCLGTSSWISFAADQPLHDPAMRTFTFDNVVPGSFVPTATMQAGGASVQWIAEALSPDPARPETGRLTAEASADVDTEGLYFLPYLLGERSPLWDPDARGAFVGLARHHTRAHLMRAVLEGTAFNLLTCIQAFRASGAAIDRIDAVGGGAQSDVYLSVLADVWGVPVRRRTIVEEANSLGAAVTGAVGLGLAEFSAARALSEVTDEFTPDAGRHAVYAERHARFADAYTALAPWFAGGSR
- a CDS encoding shikimate dehydrogenase family protein, with protein sequence MSSSLTTVAPPADDTATADYMGFVGVSTGSSSIMQVFPRWAEVLGLPTRNLVGHDLPMDATPAQYIAMVEQIRDDPRHRGALVTTHKMNVYAAASDLFDELDPFAVSCSEISSISKRGDRLIGRAKDPLTVDLALNDFLPVDHFARTGAEVVILGAGGSGTALSWALAERADAPSKVTVTARDDEKLAHLREVHAQHGTPEGLITYVRTDTPEQAAALIAAAPAGSLIVNATGLGKDRPGSPLPDDVVFPENAVVWEFNYRGSLEFLHQARAQEQARSLHVVDGWRYFIHGWSQVVADVFELELTPEIVEQLAEAAEFARR
- a CDS encoding phosphoglycerate dehydrogenase, translating into MGVILVTSRSFSDGDVDLVERASRAGHRILRGPAHHDLEELRSLLHGADAWIAGTGEVTEAHLAAAPKLKVIARYGVGTEAVDLDAAGRRGIPVTNTPGANADAVADHAVGLMLSMLRFIPDGDRRVRDGDWAVRRGRELGAATVGIVGFGRIGQGVAKRLSGFGSRILAADPYLPTDLVRANGAEPVELDELFRHADVITLHAPGGQLLVDAGRLAGMRRGTVLVNTARGDLVEEAAIADALRDGILAGFAADTLYGDTAATHSPLLAADLADRVIVTPHLGAQTTQAVDNMGSLSLDDVIAVLKGAEPAHPVTAR